The following nucleotide sequence is from Pirellulales bacterium.
GCATCGGAGTCGGTTCATGGGAATTCAGCTCCTCGATGGAGTGGCGTTGCATCTGTGGCGCAGCTCCGGCGCCGACCACATATCAAATCTAGCACGTTCATCGTAATTCTCTTTGGTGGCGATTGCCACAGAATTGGCTATCGGGCAATGGAACGCAATGAAGGCGCGCCAACGGCAATTTTATGAATTATCAGATTACTTTTTTCTTGGTTGGCCAAAAGCGAATTATTAGTCCTATCGCAAGACACACCATTGCGATTACAAATCTGTCCTCATACCATGACCAACCCGTCGAAGTGAGGAAAAGGCCGATGAATATCGAATTGGAGATGATCTTGCGCCAACGATTCCAAGAAATGGGGTCCGCTGGTAGATCACTCGACTGCGACTGCGGCGACTGGTACGGATTCTCGTCCATGCCCACGATTCTACTCGACCGCACATGAAAAAACCGCAATCAGGCTTACCAGGCCATGCCGCAATAGGGGGCGTTCCCGCATGATAGTCCTGCTGAAAACGTCGCTGACAGGCTAACATGAGTCTTCGTAACGGCGCCGCCGACGCGCTGTGTCGAATCGCCCGCGATTTGTCCGCAGATTGGAGCAGCAGAAATGCACGATGATGTCCCGCAGTTGCTTGGCCTCTTGGTAATCATGCTGGCGGCCGCCAAGCTGTGCGGCTTTTTGGCGCAGAAGATCGGCCAGCCCGCCGTGCTCGGCGAGTTGGTGGCCGGTGTGATCCTCGGAGCGTCGGTGCTGGGGCTGGTCGATCTGTCGAGCGGCGCCTCGCACGATCCGGCACACGCCGGCGCGCATAATTCGACAAGCGAGATTCTGCACGTATTCTCCGAAATCGGAGTCGTGATCCTGCTCTTCGAGATCGGGTTGGAAACCGATCTGCGGAAGCTAATGAAAGTCGGCGCGGAGTCGGCAGTCGTGGCGATCGTCGGCATTGCTCTGCCATTCGCGCTCGGTTATGCCGTCTGCCATTTCCTCGGGTTGAGCAATCTTGTCTGCATCGTCTCGGGCGCGACGCTCACGGCCACGAGCGTCGGCATCACGGCCCGCGTGCTTTCCGACTTGAACCGATTGCAGGAGCCGGAGAGCCAGATCGTGCTCGGGGCGGCGGTGATCGACGACGTGGTGGGGCTGGTGATCCTGGCCGTTGTCGCCGGATTGGCGGAGGGGCATGAAGTGACACCTCTCGGCGTCGCGCGAATTGCCGGAGTCGCATTCGGCTTTCTCATCGGCACGCTGATCTTGGGCATGCTCATCGTGCCGCGATTGGTGAATTGGCTGGCCGCGACGAAGCTGCTCGGCTCGCCGACTCTGCTGGCCGTGATGTTCGCCTTTGGCCTGGCCT
It contains:
- a CDS encoding cation:proton antiporter, which gives rise to MHDDVPQLLGLLVIMLAAAKLCGFLAQKIGQPAVLGELVAGVILGASVLGLVDLSSGASHDPAHAGAHNSTSEILHVFSEIGVVILLFEIGLETDLRKLMKVGAESAVVAIVGIALPFALGYAVCHFLGLSNLVCIVSGATLTATSVGITARVLSDLNRLQEPESQIVLGAAVIDDVVGLVILAVVAGLAEGHEVTPLGVARIAGVAFGFLIGTLILGMLIVPRLVNWLAATKLLGSPTLLAVMFAFGLAWLASVAGSAMIIGAFAAGLLLRETAQAHEMERGVAHLGHFFVPLFFVAVGAAVDIRVFNPLDPVNHRTLLIGGLLTLAAIVGKFAAGYAPFWFKGNKRVIGVGMIPRGEVGLIFAQMGLASKVFDAAMFSAIALMVMVTTFIAPPLLKLFFPPVSRKSPAPAAEGIEDLVNEG